GGAAGGGAGGACATCGGACTTCTCCAGGAGGAGCTGAACTACTGCGATGTCCTGATAACCATCCCCGCCAGCGAGGAATACCCCATCCTAAACCTGTCGCACGCCACTCACACCGTCCTATACGAGTTCTTCATGGCCATGCACACCGAACCAAGGAGGCCGGAGCCCGCCGACAAGAGGGAGAAGGAGATGATGTTCTCATACTTCGGTGACCTTCTGGACGGTATCGATTATCCCAAGGAGAGGCGCCCCTACACCACCATCATGTTCAGGAGGATGATGGGCCGTGCCATACCTACGAAGTATGAGTACAACACGCTCATGGGCGTGTTCGGAGATGCCGCAAAATACCTGAAATACGGGAAGTCCTGGAAGAAGGACAAGTCAGAATGACCTGACGGCCCTGAAGATCATGACCTTGGAATCGTCCGAATCCTCGCGGATGACGATTTCAGGCAATGTTCCGCACATTATCGCAACCCTGCT
This sequence is a window from Thermoplasmata archaeon. Protein-coding genes within it:
- a CDS encoding RNA methyltransferase, which translates into the protein GREDIGLLQEELNYCDVLITIPASEEYPILNLSHATHTVLYEFFMAMHTEPRRPEPADKREKEMMFSYFGDLLDGIDYPKERRPYTTIMFRRMMGRAIPTKYEYNTLMGVFGDAAKYLKYGKSWKKDKSE